In Oryctolagus cuniculus chromosome 18, mOryCun1.1, whole genome shotgun sequence, the DNA window tcccaatgtccaaaacagccagagctgagccaggctgaagccaggagacaggaattccatccaggtctcccatgtgggggcagctTGGCCCaggttacttaagccatcatctgctgccttccagggtgtacattagcaggaagctggattggaaatggaggtgggacttgaactcaggccctctgataggggaggtaggcatcccaagtggaggccttaactgctgtgtcacaatgtccTCCCCCCATTTTTGCCTTGTTGATTTCCTTCCTCCCTAGGGGAAATTCCTTGCAACTGAGGTCACCCTCCATTTCCTTCCATCTCTCATTCACTCCTCGACCAACCTGGCTTTCTCTCCCAGATTCCAAATATTCCTGAAGCCTTTAGTGACCTCTTTGGGTATCACATATCATGGACATTCCTTGTTTTTTACTCGGCTGGACTCTGGGATTAACACTAATTATCCACTCAGCCCTTAGAACGCTTTCTTGCTTTTGACTTCTAGGCCCTCCTCTTTCTGGGGGCTCCTCGGCCCCCTCTCCTTCCTGTGACCTTGGACTGGTGTCCAGCCCTGGGGAAttctctggcctgcagtgcctttGGCGCTTCATGCTGTCCCCTGGGAGAAGCTGCTCAGCTCTGTGGCTCTAACTTCCATCCGTTCCTTCATGACACTCATATCTATGTCTTACCCAGAAACTTCCCTTGAATTCCTCACCCAGAAATCTAACTATCGCACACAGATGTCTCATGTTTCAAATGCTCATCAAGTCTAAAATCAAATTCCTTTGGACAGGAAGATCAATGACACTGATTATTCAACAACAGACCTATTTATACACACTCATTTGATATATGACAGAGGAGGCTTCCAAACAAACAGGGAAAGGGAAGATAAGACATACACAGGCGCCTGGACTgtttgaaaacaaatctgttcaGCTTCTTATCTCATAGCATAGATCAAAATAGATGTCaccaataaaaaatacaagacagAAGAAACAATTTCACTGTAAACCtaacactgcctttaaaaatagtctattttaaagaaaaaaaagaagagtgtatATTTACCAAATCTCCAAAGGGATCTTTaagtttaaaaacaatgaaagaaatagaaaaagatgttCAGAATCAACAACTTAGAAATTTAATTTCTGTATCTCGTACGTAAAAACATATCTacaaatcaaaagacaaataggaatgtatttcaacaaatatacaaatatctttaatatgtaaaaagttcacacacacagattgagaaGGAAAATCACGAACTGAGTAGTTAAGTGGATAAAGATGAGTAAACAGAAAGgggaaatacaaatggtcagcTGGTGAGAACTGCTCACCTTCACCAACAGTCAGGTGAGTCAGAAGGAGAACAGTGAGCCACCACGAGCTCAGATGTCTGCATTTGTCCCCCAGCTGGGCGGCCTCCCTAGACTCAGTCCATTCTGTACTGCAGTTTTCTCAGGCACAACACACCTTGTCACTAGCTGCCTTAAGATGACCATATTCAGGAAAAAGCCCAGGCTCTGGGGCCGGGCCCATCAGCCAGCTTACAGTCTACCTGGTTCCAGCCGCCTCGTCTACCACCCACGCCATacacagctcagctccaggcacaGGGAACCTGCGTGGTCACTGCCAGAACCATTCCACACCTTGGTGCCTTCCCCTGGAAGACCAACCTTCTCCTCATCCTCTGCTgtcaggaagccttccctgaggCTGCCACTGGCCTCTGGCTGCCCTTCCCCATGCTCCTCTTGTACCCTCGCATTCCAGTGTCACAGCACTGAGCGCACCATAGCACGATCATTCCTATCACCCTTCTCCTTCACTCGACTGTGAGCCCCGTGGGGGAACTGCATCTTTTTCACCTGTTGGGCCCCAGCCTTGTATCCCAAGCCCTTTGTGTacgcatgtatgtatgtatgtgcatatgcaCACGGATAGATGGACGGATGATATGTAAGTAGGACCATGAGAAAACCGGGGAGACAACGGACAAAGGACTGGGTAGGGGTGGGGTCCTTACCTCCCGAAGCGCATTCTGAGCTGCACAGTACCAAGTCCGACTCACCAGGGAGGCCTCTTTCTGATCTGACAGAGGCAGGAAGCTCAGAATATACGTAAGCATCTAAGGGAAAAAGACAGGGCATTGGGGGCTGTTAGAACTGGGGCCTTTGGAATCTACCCCAGccgatgccggcgccgcggctcactaggctaatcctccgcctgtggcaccggcaccccagggttccagtcctggttgaggcgtcggttctgccctggttgctcctcttccagtccagctctctgctgtggcccgggaaggcagtggaggatggcccaagtgcttgggccctgcaccccatgggagaccaggaggaagcacctcctcaggccatagcggccacttgggaggtgaaccaacagaaaaaggaagacctttctctctgtctctctctaactctgcctgtcaaaacaaaacaaaacaaacaacaacaacaacaaaaaaaaaaactggggcctTTGGAATCTACCCCAGCTAATAAACACCGTGGCTCTGGGGGTACCAAGCACTGGCTTCTAGATCATCTTGAATCCAAAGCTTCATGGAGTATTcacttcctctctccagcctcaaGGAATCTGTTGAGAACAAATCTTTTCTGACACCTGGTGGGGTGCAGACTTCTCCCAAATCAAGCTTCCTGCCCAGTTGGATTGAAAAAGCTTGGGTACTGGGGCCAGATAAACTAGTTCAATCTCAGGCTGAGCCTTGTTTTCCTTATCTGTAAGATGGCAGTTGTAGTGAGATGCAAATGAGCTGTTCTAAGAATTATTTAACATAGCAAAAGAGCTTGCATAGCAAGTCAggtgtttcttttctctcttcctccagtCCTCCCAGGGCAAGTTCCCTGGggtagacagacacacacacacacacacctcacacaccttCTTTTCCATTTTGCACTGCCAACTTGCCTCCTCAGCTGGCTATGAAGATTTTGGCCCACCAAGACCCAGCCTGGAAGGCTCCtctccacccacacaggaggcctcAAGGCTGCTGTAGTAAGATTAGAAATCCAAAGAGAACTGGGAAAGGGATGGCTGTGAGGCTAGGAATGATTGGTATTAACTATTTCTTTCCTCTAGAATCTTCTCTCCTTGAGTGCTGTCAGATGCTTTTCTAAGGTTTCATCTGGCATTCCAATTGCCCTGTTTCTGGATTCTTCTGTGGCTACCAGGGTTGAGAACTGGGGCTTTTGATGTTCCATTTACCAATACAGGAATAACAAGCAATTTAATAGCCCCATATTCTCCTCCTACTATCCAAGTGCTAGTCCAGTATTACCAATTGTCTACTGAATCCTTCACCCAAATGCTTATCACCCTCCCCCGCCAATCTCAACCAAGATTCATATCGTGCCCTCAGTCCAAAACAGCCCCTCCCTCCTAACTGCCCCGTGGCACCAGCGCACCCCCTGGAAGGTCCATATATTTGGACTCTTCATGTTCTTCACGTGAGGCACAGGCTTTAGGCCAGGCTCATCTCATTCTGCGCTAGATTCAGTCAAACCCCAGCTCTACTACTTCCTAGCTGGGTGACCTCAGGTAAGATGCTTGACCTCTCTGAGCTCTAGTTTTCATATCTGCAAAATGCGGATATAAAAAAATCCAGATGATAGTCTTATGAGAATTGAATTTTATACACATTGATGTATtaacatatacatattatatatgataCATAATGCTTGACAATCCATAAATGACAGGTGGGTGGCTGTTATCAATATTTCTACCTTTGCAATTTTACTACCTCAGTAGTTCAGATTTTCACCACCCCAGAACTGGATTCCTTCcacaatcttccacctgctttccTGGCCTCCACCTTCATCCTGGATAATCCATTCTGCAAACTGCCCCAagattaatttccttttttaaaaacaacattttcagCCTCCACACACCCCTGCTGAAAACCTCCAGGGTTCCCCAGAACTCTCAGGATAAAGTCTCCACTCCTGCGGTAGCACTGCCAGGCCTCCACACCTGTCCAGACCCGTGGTCCCAGAGCTTTCCCTACCCAATCTCCCTCCTGTCCTACGCAAGCCCAGCGTGTCCACTCCCTCTTGCCTACATGGGCCTCTGGGCTGCCAGGCCTTCTTGAACCCTGACTTCACGAGCCTGCTCtgacctctccttccctcctcagaCACCCAGAGAAAGGAGGGGCTCAGTCCATACTTACTGTACTAAGTCAAGGATGGACAATCTTCTACCTCTATTTTCACCAAAAGTTTGCTCAGGGACGGGGTGGGGATATAAAAGATGATTACTGAGAGCAGAATGACTGGGAGGACAGGCTTTGGAGACAGGGGGGCTAGCATATAAAGAAAGAATTGACGGGGACTGAGATGGACCGAGCAGGGCAGCCTATCTTGTGGGGGATGAGCTGCCAAGCGCAGGAGCAAAGGGAGAGGGATCAAACCTGTCACCACAGGAGGAAGCAGGGACACGATTCacgaggctggggtggggctggactCTGTAGACTCTAGGCAGTGGTGAGGATGTGGTGCCAGCTCGTGGAGCCCACCCCGAGGGGCTCCTAGAGATAGGATTAGTCATCCATGGGATCTATGGAGACGAACGGGTATTCTCTGGGGCCAAGGGGGAAACAGACGCCATTGCATGGGTCTCCGTGGGGGTGGCAACAGGCCTGTTTTCTGCTAAGGACAGGGAGTATCATTCCAGGACTGAGAGGAAAGGGTGGCCAGTGTTCtgagggcagcaggagggggcTGCCAACCCTCAGGGCAAGAGAGGGGGAGGCCATTCCAAAAGCCACTGGGGACAAAGCCTGTTACCTCCCAGCTAAGGTGGGCAGCTACCAGCTACGGAGATGGAACTCTCCtatggggtgagagagagaggcgccCATCACTAGGGGACTAGGGAGTGCGTCGAAGGCCTGTCCTCACCACAGGACCTCAGCACCAAACCCGGAGTTGATGCGAAGGGAGCAGGTTCTTTCCCACCGCCGGGAAGGGGAAGCAGCCGTCTCCACCAGGCGGAAGAAACCGAGCGAACATCCGAAGGGACCACCGGGGTTAAGATGGGTCACCCTTCGGGAATGATGGTGTGGAGCGGACATCTTCCAGAAATGAGGGGGTGGGGCGGCCATCTCGAGGGAAGGGCACGGGCCGAGGGCCCGTCCTTGCTGAGGTGACAGCAGCCGTCTCCTGGGGCCGATAAAGAAGGGGAGGGATGTGACTCCCCCAGCTAAGGGGATGGAGTGGCCCAAAGACGCGGCCGTTACCGAGAGCTGGCAGGTCCCGGGATCCGTCGGGCGGGTTACTGCCGACAGGCGGGAGGGCGGGCTAGCTGTCTCACAGCCCCTCCCCGAAGCCCGGGACCCCGAGGGCGGGGCCTGTCCGGACCTAGGCCTGAGGGCCGCTTCCTCTCACCTCCAGGGGCAGCGACTCCGCCATCGCATCCCGGCCGCCTCCGCCCCCGCGCAAGGctttctgggaaatgtagtcccgTCTGCGCTAGGGGTGGGACTTGGGAAGGAAGTGGACCCCACTTCCGTCCATGATCTTGACGAATTCGTTCTGCACCGGAAGTCCATGCACTGCCGATGTGGTACCTACTAACTGCGGCTTCCCTCGCTTTCGGTTCTTTCTCCTGCTGGGTCTTTGCGTCTCACCATGGCGGTAAGGAGGACGAGTAGAGTAGGGTCCACATGGGCAAAGCGCCCCCGGGGCTGGAGAGTAAAATCCGTGGAAGGACACCAAGGGATACGTGGTGGCCCCGGGGGACGCCATCCCATGGCTGGACTATACTAGAACGAGCGAGGGATGGGGGGAGATGGTGGCGCAGGACCGTACCAGAACTAGAGGGGGTGGGCTTCCGTGCTAGATCCGAGCTACTCCCGTGGAGATCGAAGAGGCGCCACTCGTTTCCATTCCAGAGTACCCCTGAAGGAGTTGTCGGCCTAAAACTAGACTTGGCTGGGAAAGTATTGGCCTATGGTTGGATTGTGCCAGGTCGAGTAGGAGGCCAGTCCTAGCTGGGGGTGCGGGAAAGATGCTGTGAGTCCTCGATGGGGTGGACTGGAGGAGGGGCGGATACCCCAGGGGTTGTGTTGGGCTTGAGCACCAGGGGACCTGCGGTGTCAGGGAACTCGGGAGCTAACCCTGACGGTGGGGGCAGTGGAACGAGCTCTGACAGTGTCACATCATGTCTCTGCAGCCCAAGGGCAAAGTGGGCACGAGAGGGAAAAAGCAGATATTTGAAGAGAACAGAGAGACGCTGAAGTTCTACCTGCGCATCATCCTGGGGGCTAATGTAAGTGCTGCCTCCTCGTTTCTGTATCCATCCAAAGACCCACAGCCCTCAGCACCATTCGGCGGTGTGGCAtctgaaagccaagacaccagcagagagcagcatccaaggagaaaggagaaagggtcCTTGCACAGCGAAGTGGAATTGAGGGCAGGAGGTCTTGCTGGACTCGAGAACCCCTCCCACCCCAATGCACAGGGTTTCTttaggggtgggcacttggcacagtagttaagctgccaattgggatgcccatattccatgtcagagcgcctggattcagcttcctgctaatgttgccTCACCTGGGAGGCcgtaggtgacagctcaagtagttggtcccagccacctacatgggagccccagatagaattccaggctacTGGTTTTAGCATGGCCcggcccaggctgttgcaggcatttggggaaggaaccagtgcatgggagaacTCCCCCCCACCCTCGTCTCTGCTTTTcaggtaaataataaaaaattttaaaaggatcacAAAGACTTCTTTGCTGGGCTGACTTGGTGTCAGAGGAGAGTCTGGGTACCTGCGTCTTAGAGCAGGGCTCCTCCCCCAACACTAGAACAAACTTTGTCTTTCCATAATCTGTTCGAATTCTTAGATTTGAGAGAGGCCCGTGGTTTGGggtagctttttattttcttattgatttattggagagagagacagacagagctcccatttgcctcttcactccctaaatatctgcaacagccagggctgggccagcctaaagccaggagctgggaattcaaaccATGTCTCCCAGAGGGTAGAGGACCCAATTCCttgtgtcatcacctgctgctttccagggtgtgcacctgcaggaagtTGGGGTTAGAGgcagaaccaggcactccaattggCTGTGTTGGCTGCTATGCTAAAACCCACGTCGGGGGAGCTTCTGACCTCAGCCTGATCCTGTGTTTGCTTACAGGCCATTTACTGCCTTGTGACCTTGGTCTTCTTCTACTCATCTGCCTCATTTTGGGCCTGGGTAAGTATCCCCTCCTAGGAGGTGGAAGAGTGCAGGTGTCAAGGGGTCAGTGCCTGGTCTTTGATATCCCTGTTCTTGTTCTGCAGATGGCCCTGGGCTTTAGTCTGGCAGTATATGGGGCTAGCTACCACTCTATGAGCTCGATGGCACGGGCAGCCTTCTCTGAGGATGGGGCCTTGATGGATGGTGGCATGGACCTCAACATGGAACAGGGCATGGCAGAGTGAGTGTCCCCCACCGCCAGCCCAGGTGAgcggccccagggctggggcgcTGGGGCCCACATAGCCCAAGAGCCACAGCTACCTGTACCTGGAGGAGGGCAGAAGGGAGCCGAAGCGGGGCCCATCCACTGTCTTTGGCAGCCTCCCTTCTATCCACAGGCACCTTAAGGATGTGATCCTGCTGACAGCCATCGTGCAGGTGCTCAGCTGCTTCTCCCTCTACATCTGGTCCTTCTGGCTTCTGGTGcgtgggccgggggtgggggtgggggtcccagtAAAGGGCATCTGACCCTCCCCACCTTCCATTCCTACACGTGGCCTCAAGTTACCTTTCCTCTCCTAGGCTCCAGGCCGGGCCCTTTACCTCCTGTGGGTGAATGTGCTAGGCCCCTGGTTCACGGCAGACAGTGCTGCCCCAGCACCAGAGCACAACGAGAAACGGCAGCGCCGACAGGAGCGGCGGCAGATGAAGCGCTTGTAACCATTGACGTGGCCACAGGCTGTTAGCCCTGGGTGGCCCTTAGTGGGCTGCCTGGCCCTCACGCCTGGAGCTATGAGGGGCCTGGTCCAGGGTCAAAGCAGTCTGGAGTATAGGATTGCTGAATAAACGGCTTAGGATGCGAGTCCTGCCTGCGGGTGATATTGAGGGGCCAAGGCAGGAAGGGCTAATCCTGCAGTGTTGCCCTTGTGCTACAGACTCAGCCTTGTGGGGACCCTGAAAGAAAAGAGCTCGTGGAATAACTAGGAAAACTTTATTTTGCTCCACGGGTCCCTGgagcacaagcacacacacatcacacacatacagcTAATACTGCTCAAGGCACTGGTCCCTGGGCATAGAGTCCTGGGACCAGAATTCTGCTCTGGGCCCTCCTTGCTCCTGCAGGCCAGGGTCCAGATAGGTTTCCTGGAGGCAGCGCCTTCATACCTCCAGGCCAGGAGCTTTGCTCAGTCCCAGTGCCTGCACCAGGTC includes these proteins:
- the TMEM208 gene encoding transmembrane protein 208, with the translated sequence MAPKGKVGTRGKKQIFEENRETLKFYLRIILGANAIYCLVTLVFFYSSASFWAWMALGFSLAVYGASYHSMSSMARAAFSEDGALMDGGMDLNMEQGMAEHLKDVILLTAIVQVLSCFSLYIWSFWLLAPGRALYLLWVNVLGPWFTADSAAPAPEHNEKRQRRQERRQMKRL